The Asticcacaulis sp. MM231 genomic interval GTCATCATGATCTTCTTTATGGCCATGCCGTTCGTCATCGGTCTCATGAACGTCGTCATGCCGCTGCAAATCGGTGCGCGCGACGTTGCCTTCCCTTATCTCAACAGCATGAGCTTCTGGCTGACCGCAGCCGGCGCCATCCTGATCAACGTCTCGCTGGTCGTCGGCGAGTTCTCGCACGCCGGCTGGCTGGCCTATCCGCCCTTGTCTGAGATAGAGTTCTCGCCGGGCGTTGGCACCGACTACTATATATGGGCGTTGCAGATATCCGGCCTTGGCACGCTGCTCTCCGGGGTCAATCTGATCACCACCATCTTTAAGATGCGCGCGCCGGGCATGACCCTGATGCGTATGCCAGTCTTCACCTGGACCACGCTCGTCGCCAATATGCTGATCGTCGCGGCCTTCCCGATCCTGACCGTCACCCTGGCCATGCTGGGCGCCGACCGTTATCTTGGCATGCACTTCTTTACCAATGACGGCGGCGGCAACGCCATGATGTACGTCAACCTGATCTGGGCCTGGGGCCACCCCGAAGTCTATATCCTCATCCTGCCGGCCTTTGGCGTGTTTTCTGAAGTCGTCGCCACCTTCTCGCGCAAGCGTCTGTTTGGTTATGACGGCATGGTCTACGCCACCATGGCCATCGGCGTCCTGTCGTTTATCGTCTGGCTGCACCACTTCTTCACGATGGGGGCAGGGGCCAACGTCAACGCGTTCTTCGGCATCACCACGATGATCATCTCGATCCCGACGGGCGTGAAGATCTTCAACTGGCTGTTTACGATGTACCGTGGCCGCATTCGCCTCGAACTGCCGATGCTGTGGACGCTCGGCTTCATCATCACCTTCGTCATCGGCGGCATGACCGGCGTTCTGCTGGCCGTCCCTGGCGCCGACTATGTGCTGCACAACTCGGTCTTCCTGATCGCCCACTTCCATAACGTCATCATCGGCGGCGTGGTCTTCGGCTGCATCGCCGGCCTGAACTACTGGTTCCCCAAGACCTTCGGCTTCAAGCTGCATGTCGGTATTGGTAAGGTGTCGTTCTGGTGCTGGCTGGTCGGTTTCTATATCGCCTTCCTGCCACTCTATGCGCTCGGCCTGATGGGTATGACCCGCCGCCTCGACTTCATGAACAATCCGGTCTGGCATATCTATCTGATCGTGGCCCTGTGTGGCGCCCTTCTGATCTTCGTCGGCATCATCGCCCAAGTCGTCCAGATCGTCTATTCCATCTGGAAGCAGGACGAACTGCGCGACCTGACGGGCGATCCCTGGGGTGGCCGCACACTGGAATGGGCGACGTCGTCGCCGCCGCCGTTCTATAACTTCGCCGTCGTACCGAAGGTTGGCAATCACGATGCCTTCTGGGACGCCAAGCAAACCGGAACCGCCTATGTGCAGCCGAAAAGCTATGAGCCGATCCACATGCCGCACAATACCTATAGCGGCTTCCTGATCGGTATTGTCAGCGTCGGCCTGGGTTTTGGTCTCGTCTGGCACATCTGGTGGATGGCGGGCGGCGCCTTGCTGGTCATGATTGGCCTTGGCATTGCCCACACCTTCAATGAAAACCGCGACTATTATGTGCCGGCCGAAAAGGTCAAGGCCATCGAGGACGCGCACTTCGCCAATCTCAAGCTGGCGGGCCAACCTGTAAAGGCGGGAAAATAAGATGAGCAAACCAGCCAACCCCGTCGATCATTACGAAAATCAGATCGATTCCGCCTACGACCACAATCCGAACGATGCCCACCACGCCGGTGATCATCATGATGAAGGTCCCAAAGTCACCTTAGGCTTCTGGATCTATCTGATGAGCGACTGCATCCTGTTCGCGTCGATTTTTGCGGGCTATGCGGTTCTGAAAGACGCAACCGCCGGCGGCCCCAATGGCCGCGAACTGTTCGACCTCAGCTATGTGGCGATCGAAACGGCGCTGCTTTTGATCTCGTCGCTTACCTACGGCATGGCCATGATCAGCATGGAAGCCAATAAGCTGAAGGGCGTCATCGGCTGGCTGGCCATGACCGCCCTGTGTGGTCTTGGCTTTATGGGCATGGAAATCTATGAGTTCGCGCACCTGATCCATGAAGGCGCAGGTCCGGACCGCTCCGCCTTCCTGTCGGCCTTCTTTACCCTGGTCGGCACCCATGGTCTGCACGTCACGTCCGGCCTGATCTGGATGGGCGCCATGTTCGTCCACCTGTTCAAGCGCGGCCTGACCCCCGCCAACCGTATCCGCCTGATGACGCTGAGCCTGTTCTGGCACTTCCTCGACATCATCTGGATTGGTGTCTTCACGATCGTCTATCTGATGGGAGCCGCATAATGAGCACGCCCAATACTGCCAAGCCGAAGACGCCGAAGGCGCCCCACACTAAGCCGGTCGATATCGATCAGAGCCATGCCGAGGTGGCGCACAACGACGCCCACCACGACACGGCCGGTCACGGCACGGTCAAGTCCTATCTGATCGGCTTTATCCTGTCGGTCATCCTGACGGCGATCCCGTTTGGTCTGACCATGGCGCACATGCTGCCGGCCTCAAGCCTTATACCGGTCGTCGTCGCGATCGGCGTGGTGCAGATTATGGTGCACCTCTACTTCTTCCTGCACATGAACACCTCATCGAGCCAGATGTGGAACAATGCAGCCTTCGTCTTTACGGTGCTAATCGTTGGCATCCTGATCGTTGGATCGCTGTGGGTCATGTACCACCTGAACACCAATATGATGCCCGGTATGATGCCCGTGGAATAGTCCACCGTGTCATGGCTCAATCTACCCAACGGCGGTCTTCCCTGCGAAGACCGCCGTTTTTCATGTCGGTTAGGCGTGGAAAGTCAGATTGACAGATATAAATTATTGTTTTACGATAATTTATAGAGAGTAATTAGGGGGTCGTGATGATCAATGCTGGCGCCATGATGCATAAGTCGCTTCAAGATGTGCGAGAAGGCGGAGTTTCAGCGCTGACGCGACTTATGAGCATAGCTTCGGCGACAGCAGCCGTGATCGTAGCGCTCTATGCAATCTTGATGGTTACCCTGGGCACGATTTCCATGGCGACGGGGCCCGTCAACTGGTCCTTTGGTGTTGAAACAAGTGGCGGCCATTTTACGACCTCACCGCCGGTCGAGAAGCGCTTGGATATGACGTGTCCGGAACTCTCAAAAAAGACGGGCGCAGACTTTTCGAAATGCGCATGGCTGCCGCAAACATCGGGCGCCGACGAGATCGCCACGGCGAACAAAGCGAAGAAAACGTTTGGGACTTGGTTCAACGCTGCGATCCGGCCCGTCTTTTGGAGCCTCCCCGTCTTCCTTTTGGCGTGGGGTCTTATAGAGGCTTCCCGCTGCCTGAGCAGCCTCGCGCAAGGTAGGTATTTCAATGCCGCTACCACCCGCCATATGCGTAATTTCGCGATCACCGGCCTTCTGTACGTACTCTTAACGCCTTGCATGCCGGCGCTCGCAACCGCATTTTCTACTGCCGTTACCTGGCTTAATGTCCTGATTGTCAGGGCCTGGCAACCAAGCCACGCCTTTGCTTTCTCTATGCCCTACTATTTTGAAGCCAATGCGGCTGTTGTCGGTATCAAGACATTCTCTGGTTTTCTGATCTGGCTTTATGCCTTTACGCTCACCGTCATCGCCACTGTGATGGCCAAGGCGTCGAAGATTGTCGACGACCATGCCGAGATCATTTGATGCCAATCCGCGTTGTCCTTAATGTCATGATGGCCGAGCGTAATGTGAAATCGAAAGATCTTGCCGCCTATCTGGGTATTACCGAAGCAAATCTATCCCTTCTCAAGCAAGGCAAGGTCAAGGGTGTCCGGTTTGAGACGCTTGAGCGCATATGCGACTACCTTGACTGCCAGCCCGGGGATATCCTGCGCCGGGAAAAACCGCCGCAGCCCTAAAGAATACAAAAGACGTTACGGAGTTTGAGGCGCTCTGCTGCCGGCTGATCCAAGGCGCTATTATGTAAAGCGTTTTGCAAAAGTGCGTTCCGTTTTTTGAAAAGCGTGTAAAAGAAATTTGAAACACGCTTTGATTGAATCTGGCCGTTCGCCTTGCGGCCCGGGGTGACGGGTTTGTCAAAGTCCATACTTGAAGAGGGGGAAGGTATGAAACGATCCATCCATATATTACTGGCAGCCACGTGCCTGGCATCGGGGCTCGGCTTGCAGACACCGGCTTTGTCACAGACAACGGACGGCCAATCACAGGCTGAATCGGCTAAGGCCGAACCGTCACAGGCTGACACGTCCGGCGGCGACACATCATCTGTCGTGAAGCCGGACACCACGACCGTCACGGTCACCGGCAAGAAAAAGGTCCCCAACGACCGTGATGTCTATGACGTCAGCAAGGACCTGGACGCGAAGACCGGCACCGCGGCCGACGCCTTAAACAAAATCCCGGGTGTCAATGTCGATCCGTCGGGCAATGTCACCTACCACGGGCGCAATGTGGTCGTGTATCTGAACGGACGGCCCTCGTTGATGTTGTCCGGAGACAATCGCGGCCTAGCGCTGAGGTCGATGCCCTCAGCCTATATTTCGACGATCGAGGTGATTTCCAATCCTGGGGCGCAACAGTCTTCGGGTGATGGCGCGCCGATCATCAATATCAATACTCAGCGCAACATGCCGCCTGGCATGTTCGGCAGTGTGAGCGCCAGATATAGCTCACCGGCGGGGTCTTTGGAGGCAGCGTTCCTGGGGATTACCAAGGACAAGCTGAGCATGACCTTGATGGGCACTTATATCGACAATGAGATGGACTTCGTTCCGAGGCGCAAACTTCGGTGCTGGACAGCACGGGCGCGACCCTGCAGGCGTCCAGTTCAAAGGGTGAGGGACGTTCACGTTATCGTGGACCATTCCTGATCGCCAATCTGCAATATGATCTGGGGGCAAATGATGTCATGGCGGCGGCGCTGAATTACAATCGCATGCCGTCAGATTCGTTCAACCGGTCGGATGACGTCAGTAAAGCGGCTGATGGTACGGTTATCAACCTGTTCGAACAGGCTGGCAGCGGCACCTTCATCAATGAAAGTGTAGGCTTGTCCGCCAACTACACCCACTATGGTCAAAAGCCTGACGAGACGTTGAAGGTCGACGGCAGCCTGGCGCGTAACACAAGTCAAAACGATTACCGCAGCGCCAATACCTATCTCATCTCGACCCTCCCGGGCAATACGGGCACCCGGATACAGACCCAGGATCGGCGTAACGACAAGACAAAGTCAAACCTGCACGCCGAATATAATACCCCATTTGGCGATGACCAGTTGACCCTGGGCGGCGAGGTCGATGTCGAGGATAACACACTCAACAGCCGTATCCTGGGGCCCGGAGACACCGACGACAGTTTGACGGTCAATCCCCTTCTGACCAATGACTTCCGCTCCCATCAGGTGGTGTCGGCGCTTTACGCAACATTCCAGCGCGAATTTACCCCCCGCTGGACGGTTCTGGTCGGACTGCGCGGCGAGGTGCTTCATCTCACGACCAACGACCTGACCTATCGTACCAAAGGCAATATCAATTATGGCCGCCTGAATCCGAGCCTGTTTGCCACCTATGTCATATCACCCGCACAAAAACTGCGCTTCAACTATACCCACCGCCAGCAACGGCCGGAGGCAGCAGACCTCAATCCTCACATCGTCTATTATTCCGATACGTCAGTAGATGCCGGCAATCCGGGGTTGAAACCGCAAGAGAGGGATGCCATCGAGGGCCGCTATGAATTTAACGGAAAGGGGAGGACCTATGCCGTGCGCGCTTTCTGGCGCGGCGACAGTCGCACCATTGCCACGGTCTCGCAGATCGTGCCCGACCCGCAAGGCCTTGGCAATATCGTCACCCAAACCATGCGCGTGAACTGGCGTCACCAGTCCGCCTATGGCATCTCGACCGAATACAGCCAGCAGATCGCCAACAAGCTGATGTTTAACGCCGATGCCACCCTGACCCACAGCCAACTGCGCAATCCTCAGATCACCGGTGTCCAGTCGGTGACGTCCGCGGATGGCAGTCTGTCTGTCACCTATACCTTCCCGAAAGGTGACCGTATTTTCGCCACCTACAGGATGATCGGCCGATCGTTCACCGGTGAGGGCTATACGACCGGCTCCGGCCAGGCCAACATCCAGTATAGCCACAAGCTGACCGAGAAGATCGACCTGGATTTTTCGGTCGAAGATCTCTTCCGCCAGACCGGGAGAGTGATGGTCATTGATACACCACTTTTGCAAACCCGCTCCGTGAATAACCAGCAGTCCCCAACCTTCATGATCGGTCTTAGCCGGCAATTCAGTCGCTTTGGGCCGATGCCCGCACCGGCGAATTAGGCAGGAGAGGGCGCAAGCTTTTGTAGTCTTACTCAGAGCGATAGCGCCCTCTGCTCACACGGGCAGGGCGATGGTGTTCTTGACCTCTTCCATCACCGCGTAGGTACGGGTTTCGCGCACGCCAGGCAGGCTGACCAGGGTATCACCCATAAAGGCGCGGTAGGCGGCCATATCCTTCACGCGCACCTTGATCAGGTAGTCGAAGCCGCCGGCCACCATATGGCACTCCATGATCTCCGGGTGTCGCATCACCGACCGGGCAAACTCCTCAAACAGCCCGCCCGTGGTGCGATCCAGCAGCACTTCGACGAAGATCATCAGGGCGCAATCGAGCTTGACCGGATCTAGAATCGCCATGGTGCCCAGAATATAGCCCTTGCTGCGCAGCCGCTTCACCCTGTCAAAACACGCGGCCGCAGAGATATGGCAGGCCTCCGCCAGGGCCTGATTGGTGATACGGCCATCGTCCTGAAGGGTGCGCAGGATGCGGCGGTCCATCTCGTCGAGCATGTCAATATCTTCGGTAAAGTGCCAATAGGAAAAATTATCTTCGGTTCTGGAGGTTAAAATACCAAGCACATTCGGTCAATTCGGATTTATACAAGAGATATAGATTTCAGGGAGTGGCCAGTGACCATGACAAGCGCGCTCGATATCAGCCGTTCGAAGATGGAAGCCCTGCTTCGGGCGCCCGAGCCCGAGGTGCTGGCAGGGCTGTTGCCCGCCGCCACACTGGATGCCGCGACGCGCGGTCGCGTGCTCGCTCAGGCCGGGCTCATCCTCAACGATCTGCGCGCCGCGCAAGACACGGGCTGGATCAACCGCTTCCTGCAGGAATACCGCCTGAATACGCAGGAAGGCGTAGCGCTTCTTTCGCTCGCCGAAGCTTACCTGCGTGTACCCGATGCCGCCACCGCCGACCTCCTGATCCGCGACAAGCTGGGCGATGCTGACTGGAAGGCGCATTCCGGCAAGTCATCCTCGGGCCTCGTCAACTCCGCCACCTTCGGATTGGTCCTGACCCGTGCCCTGGTGGCCGAAGACGGCGGCGCGCTGAAGGGCCTGCTGGCGCGCGCCGGTGAGCCTTTCATCCGCGCTGGCGTGGCGGCCGCGATGAAGATGATGGGGTCGGTCTTCGTCATGGGCCGTAATATCCACGAGGCGCTTGATCGCGCCGCCAAGCCGGAAAATGCCGGCTTCACCGCCAGCTTCGACATGCTGGGCGAATCCGCCCGAACCCGTGAAGATGCGGATAAATATTTCGACTCCTACCGCAACGCCATCGAGGCCGTCGGCACGTCGCCGAAGGGCAAGGCGCACAATATTTCGGTCAAGCTGTCGGCTCTGCATCCGCGCTATGAAGTGGCGAATGCCGCAGCTTGTGTGCCCGAACTGACCGACATGATCCGTGAGCTCGCCCGTCAGGCCGCCGGTCACGGCATTGGCCTGACGGTCGATGCCGAGGAGACCGAACGCCTGATGATGTCGCTCAATATCATCGAAGGCGTGGCGCGTGATCCCAAGCTCAAGGGCTGGGAAGGGTTCGGCATGGCGGTGCAGGCCTATGGCAAGCGCTGTCGTCCGGTCATTGCCTGGGCGCAAGCCTTAGGCGCTTCCACCGGCAACAAGCTGATGGTCCGTCTGGTCAAGGGTGCCTATTGGGATTCCGAGATCAAGAAGGCGCAGGTCGAGGGCTTGAGCGACTATCCGCTCTTCACCCGCAAGGCGGCGACCGATGTCTCGTATCTCGCCTGCGCGCACGATATGTTCGATGCCTCGCACATCTTCCCGGCCTTTGCCGGTCATAACGCCCTGACCGTCGCCACCTTGATCGACTGGGCGGGTGATCGCCGCGATTTCGAGTTCCAGCGCCTGCACGGCATGGGCGAAGGCCTGCATGAGCGCCTTGTCCGCCAGGAAGGCTATAGCTGCCGCACCTATGCGCCGGTTGGCGGCCACCGCGAACTGCTCGCCTATCTCGTGCGCCGCCTGCTGGAAAACGGCGCCAACAGCTCATTTGTTCATCAACTCGCTGACGCCACCGTTACGGAGGACATGCTCTTGGCCGACCCTGCCACCCATATCAAGGCCGTCGAAGGCCGTCCGCACCCAGCCATAGCCCTGCCGCGCGATCTCTTTCCCGGACGCATCAATTCCGCGGGTCTCGATCTGAACGACACCGAAACCCTGGCGCAGGTGATGACGGCGATCAACGTGCCCACGACGCCGCTTAAGGCCGCGGCCATGGTGGCTGGCCAGCCGGTCACGGGTACAGCGCGCAACGTGCTGAACCCCGCTGATGGCTCGGTCGTCGGCACCGTCATTGAGGCGACCGCTGCCGATGTGCACCGCGCCATCGCCTCGGCCGCCGCTGCCGCGCCCGCCTGGAACGCGCGTCCGGTCGAGGAACGTGCCGCCTGTCTGGAGCGTCTGGCCGATCTCCTCGAAGCCAACCGTCCGGAGCTGATGCGACTGGCCGTGCGCGAAGCCGGCAAAACGGTGGGCGATGCCTTGGCCGAAGTGCGCGAAGCCGTCGATTTTTGTCGTTATTACGCTGTTCAGGCACGCACCCAGATCAAGCCGGAAATCCTGCCGGGGCCTACGGGTGAGCGTAACGAACTGCATCTTGTCGGCCGCGGCGTCTTCGCCTGCATCTCGCCATGGAACTTCCCGCTGGCCATCTTCCTCGGTCAGGTCTGCGCCGCGCTCGTCACCGGCAATGCCGTCATCGCCAAGCCGGCGCCGCAGACGCCTCTGATCGCGTGGCGCGCCGTCGAGCTGGCCTGGCAGGCTGGTATCCCGCACGACGTCCTGCATGTCCTGCCCGGCGGTGTCGAGGTCGGTGACGCCATCATCGGCCATACGCAGGTGAACGGCGTCGCCTTCACCGGCTCCATGCCGACAGCGCGCACCATCGCCCGCAACCTGCTGAAGGATGACAACCGCCCCATCGTGCCCCTGATCGCGGAAACCGGCGGCCTTAACGCCATGATCGTCGATTCCTCGGCCCTGCCGGAGCAGGTGGTCGCCGATGTCGTCACCTCGGCCTTCCGTAGCGCCGGTCAGCGCTGTTCGGCGCTGCGTCTGCTGGTCGTGCAGGAAGAGGTCGCTGAGGGCATCATCACCATGCTCAAGGGCGCCATGGATACGCTGGTCATCGGTGATCCGGCCGATATCCGCACTGATGTCGGCCCGGTGATCGACGCCGGCGCGCGCGACAGGCTGGAAGCCTACCGTCAGTCGGCCAGGGGCAACTGGGTGCACGCGCTTGAGCTGCCGCATAATACAGGAACCTTCGTCGCCCCGACCCTGATCCGCCTCAATAGCCTCGAAGACTTGAAACAGGAGTGGTTTGGCCCTCTGCTGCACGTCGTCACCTGGAAGGCCGGCGAACTGGATAGCCTTGTCGCGCGCATCAACGCGCTGGGCTACGGCCTGACCATGGGGCTGCATTCGCGCATCAAGGCCACCGCCGACAGGGTGGGGCTGATGGCGCGCGTCGGCAATCTCTACGTCAACCGCTCGATGATCGGCGCCGTGGTCGGCTCGCAGCCCTTTGGCGGCGAGGGCCTCTCCGGCACCGGCCCGAAGGCTGGTGGTCCGCACTTCCTGATGCGCTTTGTCTCCGAGCGCACGATCTCGACCGACACCACATCGGCAGGCGGCAATGCCACCCTGCTGTCTTTGGCTGAAACAGACGTCTGAGTCCTGTTTCGCCTGCAAAGCCCTGCGCGTTTTCCCCCAGGCGCGCGGGGCTTTGTCTTTTGCAGACCTTGATCTGGCGCGTCGTTCGCCTACAGTCGGACCGGATGATCAGGAGATCTCATGTACAACGCGCTTTTGCTGGCCGTTATCTGTCTTTTGCCATCTGTAGGTCTGGCCCAGACGCACGAAAGCGCGGTCACGACGTCGGTGGTCGCGCCCGCGACCGTGAGCGTCAGTATCGAGACCACCGCCGGTCCCATCGTGCTTGCGCTCGAAGCCGAACGCGCCCCCCTGACGACGGCCAACTTCCTCGCCTATGTTGATCAGCACAAACTGGACGGGACCGTCTTTTACCGCGCCATGATGGACTGGACAGCATCCTTAATAAAATCAGATATTTACACGGACGCGGGTGCAATTTGGGTGCAATGAGAAAATGTAAGTCGCTGATATCACAGCGTATTTGAACGTGCATTCGGCCACTAAATTCTTACTTGTGAGCTAATATGATACCATTAAATATTGGCGTGATGGTATGGGTGTCAAATTTTTGTGCCTAGTATGTTAGCTAATAAGTTGAATATATTCATTTATATTTAGTGTGTTTGACATTTTAGTAATGCCTTGTATGTTAGGCAATGTTATTGCATTAAAGCTTAATGCCTAACATACTGGACATTCGTAATGGACCTCGAAACCCTTGGACAGTCTATCGCAAAACGACGGAAGGGCGCCGGGTTGACACAAGCACAGTTAGCGCTTCGTGCCCGCGTTAGTCGTGCGACGGTTACCGCTCTTGAGACCGGCGCTCAACGCGAACTCGGTTTCAATAAAGTCATGGCTATTCTCAATGTTCTGAAGCTTGACCTGCACATCACAGAGGCCAACACCGGGCGGCCGACGTTAGAGGATCTTCAGCGGGAGACCGGACAATGATAAGGGTGTGGAGCGACAATATCAGTGCCGGGTTGCTTGACCGGCATGGAGGTAGCGGAGCTGCTTTCGCCTATGCCCCTGATACTGCCACCGAGCGAGCCGTGTCGATGACTATGCCTGTCCGCCTGGCGAGTTGGGATCAGGCGTTCGGCATACATCCTATCTTCGAGATGAATTTACCGGAAGGCTACCTCAAAGAGAAATTGCGTCTGGCCTTTGCGAAAGCCACCGGCACATTCGATGCTCTGGATCTTTTGTCTGTCGTCGGTCGCTCCCAAATCGGCCGGCTGCGCTATACGGCACCCGATGCTGACCTGGATGATCAGGTCCCGTTTCAGTCGGTCGATGAGGTCTTAAATCATCGCCGAGATAGGCAGTTATTCGACTACATGATGGATCGTTTTGCCGCCTATTCGGGGATTGCCGGTGTCCAGCCAAAGGTCATGATACGCGACGAGAATGAGGCCGACGTTCTTAAAGGGCGTCGTTCGTCCAGCATTCAGGGGGCTACCCATATCGTGAAATTTTGGGACCCGGCTGAGTATCCTCATTTGGCTGCAAATGAGTATTTTTGCCTTCTGGCAGCTGAGAAGGCAGGACTTACCGTACCGCGTCGCCGGCTATCCGAAGATGCTTCGGCTTTGGTCATAGATCGCTTCGACTTGCGAAGCGACGGTAGCTATATGGGTATTGAGGACTTTTGTGTCCTGAACGCGAAGGGGGCAGATCGGAAATATGAAGGTGGCTACGAGACCGCCGTTTTTAAACGCCTCAAGGACTTTATACCGGGCGAACTCCAACACGTTGAACTGGGAAAGCTCTTCACCCTGTTCGTTCTGAATGTGGCCGTTCGCAATGGCGATGCGCACCTGAAAAACTTTGCGTTGTTATATGATAACGTCGCTGGAGCACCCCGCCTTGCCGATGTCTATGACATCGTGACAACCACGGCATACCTGTCAAAAGATGTAATGGCGCTCACCCTGGACGGGACAACGAAATGGCCGGATATCCGACAATTGACAAGGCTTGGCACCCTGCGCTGTGGACTGTCTTTAAAGGACGTGGCGGTAATCGTCGATCGGGTTGCTACTGCTGTTTCAGAAGTACTGGTCGAGTTGAAGATATATGCTCGGCATGATCCGAGCTTTGCGAATGTCGCCGCAAGCATGGAAGCGCAATGGGGCATTGGCCTAAGCCAATCGCTCGGTC includes:
- a CDS encoding helix-turn-helix domain-containing protein, whose product is MDLETLGQSIAKRRKGAGLTQAQLALRARVSRATVTALETGAQRELGFNKVMAILNVLKLDLHITEANTGRPTLEDLQRETGQ
- a CDS encoding type II toxin-antitoxin system HipA family toxin, encoding MIRVWSDNISAGLLDRHGGSGAAFAYAPDTATERAVSMTMPVRLASWDQAFGIHPIFEMNLPEGYLKEKLRLAFAKATGTFDALDLLSVVGRSQIGRLRYTAPDADLDDQVPFQSVDEVLNHRRDRQLFDYMMDRFAAYSGIAGVQPKVMIRDENEADVLKGRRSSSIQGATHIVKFWDPAEYPHLAANEYFCLLAAEKAGLTVPRRRLSEDASALVIDRFDLRSDGSYMGIEDFCVLNAKGADRKYEGGYETAVFKRLKDFIPGELQHVELGKLFTLFVLNVAVRNGDAHLKNFALLYDNVAGAPRLADVYDIVTTTAYLSKDVMALTLDGTTKWPDIRQLTRLGTLRCGLSLKDVAVIVDRVATAVSEVLVELKIYARHDPSFANVAASMEAQWGIGLSQSLGRGTP
- a CDS encoding peptidylprolyl isomerase, whose protein sequence is MYNALLLAVICLLPSVGLAQTHESAVTTSVVAPATVSVSIETTAGPIVLALEAERAPLTTANFLAYVDQHKLDGTVFYRAMMDWTASLIKSDIYTDAGAIWVQ